One segment of Alnus glutinosa chromosome 2, dhAlnGlut1.1, whole genome shotgun sequence DNA contains the following:
- the LOC133860081 gene encoding glucosidase 2 subunit beta isoform X1: protein METSHRWSFLSFSFSFNLISFIILLSLSFIFASYASLLSNPPLLGIHPLDEKYYQSDVIKCKDGSKSFTRDRVNDDFCDCVDGTDEPGTSACPAGKFYCRNVGSTPQFIFSSRVNDRFCDCCDGSDEYDGRISCPKTCIIGGNIDYKIGSHVSTVHDPGFIDAKETKNRANLEDLIQKLKGDSCWWCCVLRLPDIQSWCKILKKTLSLKKSTNQNAAD, encoded by the exons ATGGAGACCAGTCATCGTTGGAGTTTCCTCAGCTTCAGCTTCAGCTTCAATTTAATTAGCTTCATTATTCTCCTCTCCCTGTCATTCATCTTTGCCTCCTACGCCTCTCTCCTCTCCAACCCACCCCTTCTCGGAATCCACCCTCTCG ATGAGAAGTATTATCAGTCAGACGTGATCAAGTGCAAGGACGGATCAAAATCCTTCACCAGAGACCGTGTCAATGACGATTTCTGTGACTGCGTTGACGGGACTGACGAGCCCG GAACTTCAGCCTGTCCGGCAGGGAAATTTTATTGTAGAAATGTGGGAAGTACACCTCagtttatattttcttctcGCGTTAATGATCGATTTTGTG ATTGCTGTGATGGAAGTGATGAATATGATGGTAGGATCAGTTGTCCCAAGACATGCATCATCGGTGGGAATATTGACTACAAGATTGGCAGTCATGTCTCAACTGTTCATGATCCGGGCTTTATTGatgcaaaagaaaccaaaaatagaGCTAATTTGGAGGACTTGATTCAAAAGCTTAAAG GTGATTCTTGTTGGTGGTGTTGTGTTTTACGTTTACCGGATATTCAATCGTGGT
- the LOC133860081 gene encoding glucosidase 2 subunit beta isoform X2 produces the protein METSHRWSFLSFSFSFNLISFIILLSLSFIFASYASLLSNPPLLGIHPLDEKYYQSDVIKCKDGSKSFTRDRVNDDFCDCVDGTDEPGTSACPAGKFYCRNVGSTPQFIFSSRVNDRFCDCCDGSDEYDGRISCPKTCIIGGNIDYKIGSHVSTVHDPGFIDAKETKNRANLEDLIQKLKGLKAIIILQVILVGGVVFYVYRIFNRGARS, from the exons ATGGAGACCAGTCATCGTTGGAGTTTCCTCAGCTTCAGCTTCAGCTTCAATTTAATTAGCTTCATTATTCTCCTCTCCCTGTCATTCATCTTTGCCTCCTACGCCTCTCTCCTCTCCAACCCACCCCTTCTCGGAATCCACCCTCTCG ATGAGAAGTATTATCAGTCAGACGTGATCAAGTGCAAGGACGGATCAAAATCCTTCACCAGAGACCGTGTCAATGACGATTTCTGTGACTGCGTTGACGGGACTGACGAGCCCG GAACTTCAGCCTGTCCGGCAGGGAAATTTTATTGTAGAAATGTGGGAAGTACACCTCagtttatattttcttctcGCGTTAATGATCGATTTTGTG ATTGCTGTGATGGAAGTGATGAATATGATGGTAGGATCAGTTGTCCCAAGACATGCATCATCGGTGGGAATATTGACTACAAGATTGGCAGTCATGTCTCAACTGTTCATGATCCGGGCTTTATTGatgcaaaagaaaccaaaaatagaGCTAATTTGGAGGACTTGATTCAAAAGCTTAAAG GCCTGAAGGCAATAATAATCCTACAGGTGATTCTTGTTGGTGGTGTTGTGTTTTACGTTTACCGGATATTCAATCGTGGT